One region of Cuculus canorus isolate bCucCan1 chromosome 6, bCucCan1.pri, whole genome shotgun sequence genomic DNA includes:
- the CFAP65 gene encoding cilia- and flagella-associated protein 65, with protein MLAEVHGEPQDSGSFRRMCCVCIRKVPARNAKKKGVFWGIEVAETLRWHGWELGKEMIKHLILKNVHEKTQKLSYRCPSTRFFFTVFPQPITLSPGMSLTLPIVFRPTEKKEYEDSICFKKAEGEFSVTLRATLPHSCLSLPAAVQLPICAVHNVTETTFLVRNTGDLVTAFAWETPSPFYMIPDWGTLNPGAECRVKVGFQPKVAAVYDVVATCWFGDEEKQNRTIQLKAQAKYPYLRVSVTEEEYEDAQPGKFQDVLCFGSVSVGTTVEKCVEIFNMSVVDAPCRIERVKDTPLQDQIFFCDQLHAVVPAKGKLVLCIRFQPQRAGEHSTDYFTITSAGGLLQTVLKVVGSCKGPLVSLHQHFVDFDWINIGESLMQILKISNTSDVSAYYQFDIDSRGSVFSLDRPCGVLEGTTTLELKVTFRPTHPISYHRRVVCLVHHQEPMYVDFFGTCHSDTVKPAILQARHLSWYRTNMVRGLTFYPPDILSVMLKDGKLQMDEKGALMLPLEIPQNEPPKEYFEANSMTEYFYDGVSSDLALFPPHVSISPSEYDFGHVLLHKVEPFPLCVTNHTKGTITVAWTPSRNSAFRVRPEICDIPPLKSSAFRVLFYPTQLNSLYAAELESFAFYKVLRHYSNIEEGATICPSWCLTVRVRAHTFEVEREHFIPQYILDVPKAFPPVYPNTDTCCSMLLSNTGTSLITFSVDKAACRSVLVKPCSGHIIPGGHQIFFLSTHPVNTVSQQHVLPLQLNSCPGYTKEIALQSCGESFVLLLEGDGKLYFKPIYIGTSTTRMYTIKNCTRLPMVFTWKIHQSDSKILSVSPTAGILQPYEAMAQAWTFTPDKETKYLLRATVFVGRVNPDPVSPKRVHYALRIIGEGALGTIKAQKEHLDLGNVLVGDLQSCSVVLLNDGICSLKYILSVEQLITGPCDPEEVNSDPVALELEHIRGTIPARSKAFVRVTVMPARRLHYTWSIKYTICNTTATDLVRTEEEKKPLCCIIATGVYPTFCITDACSAGSASGISKSHLWRLFSLDTLNEYLEQDPTPDELTYRVPTRHSTCLTPPVYTPLLLDFNFGAAPVGSEPSLVVLLLVNTGVVPVEWAFLFPSDQKMDMEHWAEDADFSPHELNHMRIQDNQLFSVSPKSGKLLPGQEESVQLLHRHDFIGTNHLPVLLKVSYGREILLNFSGVTLEQDQRYLHFASTKHLFTPIAIGTSQPPTQIYELYNGGSMPVMFEVQLDNIVRIQEENFQHPVFVCLTPRGEIPPGTTGYIEWIFSPLEARTYWVIVPIHILGGESALITFQGAGYDPNTIGDTATSSEVLSPLVFPGSTKLTVPEQAVTLSHHRICFGNIPDCTKASRLVFLNSASENKAVTFVWRISTCKDKRALKIAPESGVVQPGESIPCFITLQPSGSAFYSIDLVCEVHIHEALVQYKRGLKEWEREKERQAVEFTITEKDLGNKKKPKLPAGRSSDSAETENLPESPAVLRKYKTLPSIKNHLMPILPAGHFERRLLDKEASHVWVKPEPPKPILLHLGVTARSYSAEDFFSNFTSEFPKYFLSCPSSDWPLESKFVDGTRDRDKMDMDPKWLSLAAASKQELQIVTHILTGVIRGLLENTQFHDAVRRNLDEPIPYFSQFQCKESAELQDTEQCSTIFSRVSASSDLYPEKDGERKEMRQETSPKNDLLESWERMSEILHYEQLREQREMMSRQPVLGNLVELVLENTLQNILIEASRGEVVLTAQPRVIALPSSPFPRITNPAPPASKAELLAGQCAA; from the exons aagGAGTATGAAGACAGCATCTGCTTTAAGAAAGCTGAGGGTGAATTCTCTGTCACCCTGCGTGCTACACTTCCACACTCCTGTCTGTCCTTGCCAGCTGCTGTCCAGTTGCCCATCTGTGCTGTCCACAATGTCACAGAGACAACCTTCCTTGTACGCAACACTGG TGATCTTGTCACTGCGTTTGCCTGGGAGACACCAAGCCCTTTCTACATGATTCCTGACTGGGGCACGCTGAACCCAGGTGCTGAGTGTAGAGTCAAGGTGGGCTTCCAGCCCAAGGTGGCTGCCGTGTATGATGTGGTAGCAACGTGCTGGTTTGGAGATGAGGAGAAACAAAATAGGACTATCCAGCTAAAAGCCCAGG CCAAATATCCCTACCTGCGAGTGAGTGTGACAGAAGAAGAGTATGAAGATGCACAGCCTGGGAAGTTTCAGGATGTGCTGTGCTTTGGATCAGTGTCAGTGGGGACAACTGTGGAGAAGTGTGTAGAAATCTTCAACATGTCTGTG GTAGATGCACCATGTAGGATTGAAAGAGTAAAAGACACACCACTTCAAGatcaaattttcttctgtgatcaGTTGCATGCTGTTGTCCCTGCTAAAGGGAAGCTGGTCTTGTGTATACGATTTCAGCCACAGAGAGCAGGAGAGCACAGTACTGACTATTTCACTATCACGTCTGCTGGAGGCCTCCTGCAGACTGTCCTGAAGGTGGTTGGCTCATGTAAAG GTCCTTTGGTGTCCCTACACCAGCACTTTGTGGACTTTGACTGGATCAATATTGGGGAAAGTTTGATGCAGATATTGAAAATCAGCAACACCTCAGATGTCTCGGCCTATTACCAGTTTGATATTGATAGCAGAGGGAGCGTCTTCTCCTTGGATCGCCCCTGTGGAGTCTTGGAGGGTACAACAACACTAGAGCTAAAGGTGACATTTCGACCTACTCACCCCATCAGCTATCATCGCAGAGTGGTGTGCCTTGTCCACCATCAG GAACCCATGTATGTGGACTTTTTTGGTACCTGCCATTCAGACACAGTTAAGCCAGCCATCCTCCAGGCAAGACACCTCTCCTGGTACCGAACCAACATGGTGAGAGGACTGACCTTCTATCCCCCTGATATCCTGAGTGTGATGCTGAAGGATGGGAAGTTGCAGATGGATGAAAAAGGAGCCCTCATGCTGCCCCTTGAG ATCCCTCAGAATGAGCCTCCCAAGGAATACTTTGAAGCCAATTCTATGACTGAATATTTCTACGATGGTGTAAGCAGTGACCTGGCCTTGTTTCCCCCTCATGTCAGCATCAGCCCCAGCGAGTATGATTTTGGTCACGTGCTGCTGCACAAGGTAGAACCATTTCCTCTCTGCGTGACCAACCACACCAAAGGAACAATCACTGTTGCCTGGACTCCAAGTCGCAACAGTGCCTTCCGAGTGAGACCTGAAATCTGTGATATCCCACCTTTGAAGTCTTCAGCCTTCCGTGTCCTTTTCTATCCCACTCAACTCAACAGTCTCtatgcagcagagctggaaagttTTGCCTTCTACAAG GTGCTGAGACATTACAGCAACATTGAAGAGGGTGCCACCATCTGTCCATCCTGGTGCCTGACTGTGAGGGTGAGAGCGCACACGTTTGAAGTGGAACGGGAGCACTTCATCCCACAGTACATCCTGGATGTCCCCAAG GCTTTTCCTCCTGTGTATCCTAACACTGATACCTGCTGCAGTATGCTGCTCTCAAACACAGGCACCTCATTGATTACCTTCAGTGTGGACAAAGCTGCTTGTCGCTCTGTTTTGGTCAAGCCCTGCTCAGGACACATCATTCCAGGAGGTCaccagattttctttctctccactcACCCAGTCAACACGGTCTCACAGCAGCATGTCCTGCCTTTGCAGCTGAACTCTTGTCCAGGATACACTAAG GAGATTGCTCTCCAGAGTTGTGGGGAGTCCTTCGTCTTGCTCTTAGAAGGTGATGGAAAACTGTACTTCAAGCCCATCTATATAGGGACCTCCACTACACGAATGTATACCATAAAAAACTGCACAAGACTACCCATGGTTTTCACATGGAAGATCCATCAGTCTGACAGCAAGATCCTGTCTGTCAGCCCCACTGCAGGGATCCTCCAGCCCTATGAAGCCATG GCTCAGGCATGGACTTTTACTCCTGATAAGGAGACCAAGTATCTACTGCGAGCTACGGTCTTTGTGGGGAGGGTGAACCCAGACCCTGTGTCTCCCAAAAGAGTCCATTATGCCTTACGAATTATTGGAGAGGGAGCACTGGGCACCATCAAG GCACAAAAGGAGCACCTGGACCTTGGAAATGTTCTGGTTGGTGACCTGCAAAGCTGCAGTGTTGTACTGCTAAATGATGGGATTTGTTCTCTGAAGTATATCCTCAGTGTGGAACAACTGATCACTGGGCCTTGTGACCCTGAAGAGGTCAACAGCGATCCAGTAG CTTTAGAGCTGGAACACATTAGGGGGACAATCCCTGCAAGGTCAAAAGCTTTTGTCCGAGTAACAGTCATGCCAGCCCGTCGACTGCATTACACCTGGTCAATCAAATACACTATTTGCAACACCACAG CTACAGATCTTGTGAgaacagaagaggagaagaagccTCTCTGCTGCATCATAGCAACAGGCGTCTACCCAACTTTCTGCATCACAGATGCCTGTTCAGCAGGGAGTGCCAGTGGTATCAGCAAGTCACACCTCTGGAGGCTCTTTTCTTTGGACACACTGAATGAATACTTGGAGCAAGACCCGACTCCCGATGAGCTCACCTACAGAGTTCCCACAAGGCACAG CACATGCTTGACCCCTCCAGTGTACACCCCTCTTCTGCTGGACTTCAACTTTGGGGCTGCCCCAGTAGGCTCAGAGCCTAGCcttgtggtgctgctgctggtgaacACGGGTGTGGTGCCTGTGGAGTG GGccttcttgtttccttctgaTCAGAAGATGGACATGGAGCACTGGGCAGAGGATGCTGATTTTAGCCCCCATGAGCTGAATCACATGAGAATTCAGGATAACCAGCTCTTCAGTGTTTCCCCAAAGTCAGGGAAACTTCTTCCAGGACAGGAGGAATCAGTCCAGCTCTTACACAG ACATGATTTCATTGGCaccaatcacctccctgtcctgctgaaGGTTTCCTATGGTCGTGAGATTCTG CTGAACTTCAGTGGTGTGACCTTGGAACAGGATCAGCGGTACCTTCATTTTGCATCCACTAAGCACCTCTTCACACCCATTGCCATTGGGACCTCCCAACCACCCACACAG ATTTATGAACTCTACAATGGTGGCTCCATGCCTGTGATGTTTGAGGTTCAGCTGGACAACATTGTGAGGATCCAGGAGGAGAATTTTCAGCATCCTGTGTTTGTGTGCCTAACTCCTAGGGGAGAAATCCCCCCTGGCACAACAGGATATATTGAGTGGATCTTCTCACCACTAGAAGCCAGAACATACTGG GTCATTGTTCCCATCCACATCCTTGGGGGTGAATCAGCTCTGATCACATTCCAGGGAGCAGGCTATGATCCAAATACCATAGGAGACACTGCCACATCCAGTGAAGTTTTGTCTCCTTTAGTATTTCCAGGTTCTACCAAGCTAACTGTGCCTGAGCAG GCAGTCACCTTGTCACACCACAggatttgttttggaaatatcCCAGACTGCACCAAAGCCAGTCGACTTGTCTTTCTCAACAGTGCCTCGGAGAATAAGGCTGTTACATTTGTCTGGCGGATAAGCACCTGTAAAGACAAGAGG gcatTGAAGATTGCTCCAGAGTCAGGGGTTGTGCAACCTGGAGAGAGCATCCCCTGCTTCATCACCCTGCAACCTTCAGGAAGTGCTTTCTACAGTATAGATCTGGTGTGTGAG GTACACATCCATGAGGCCCTGGTTCAGTACAAGAGGGGCCTGAAGGagtgggaaagggagaaggaacgGCAGGCTGTGGAATTCACCATCACAGAGAAGGACCTTGGCAATAAGAAGAAGCCAAAGTTACCTGCAGGT aggTCATCAGATTCTGCTGAGACAGAAAATCTCCCTGAatccccagctgtgctcaggAAATACAAG ACATTACCCTCTATTAAAAACCATCTTATGCCCATTCTTCCGGCTGGGCACTTTGAGAGGAGGCTGTTGGACAAAGAAGCCAGCCATGTATGGGTCAAACCAGAGCCTCCCAAGCCCATTCTCTTACATCTTGGTGTGACAGCAAGATCCTACTCTGCTGAGGACTTCTTCAGCAACTTCACCTCAGAGTTCCCCAAATATTTCTTGTCCTG CCCCTCCAGCGACTGGCCCTTGGAGAGCAAGTTTGTGGATGGGACTAGAGACAGAGACAAGATGGACATGGATCCCAAATGGCTGtccctggctgctgcttccAAACAGGAGTTGCAGATAGTGACTCACATACTCACTGGTGTCATCAG AGGCCTCTTGGAGAACACACAGTTCCATGATGCAGTGAGAAGAAACCTGGATGAGCCCATTCCATATTTCTCCCAGTTCCAGTGTAAAGAATCAGCAGAGCTCCAGGACACGGAACAGTGCTCCACGATCTTCTCCAGAGTATCTGCTTCCTCAGATCTTTACCCtgagaaggatggagagaggaaagaaatgaggCAGGAAACTTCTCCCAAGAATGATTTGCTGGAGTCTTGGGAGAGGATGAGTGAGATTTTGCACTACGAGCAGttgagggagcagagggagatgATGAGCAG GCAGCCAGTGCTTGGGAACCTGGTGGAGCTGGTGCTGGAAAACACACTGCAGAACATCCTGATTGAAGCCAGCCGTGGAGAGGTGGTGCTGACAGCCCAGCCCAGGGTCATTGCTCTGccctccagccctttcccaAG aatCACCAATCCAGCACCCCCTGCctcaaaggcagagctgctggctgggcaGTGTGCTGCTTGA